A stretch of the Xiphias gladius isolate SHS-SW01 ecotype Sanya breed wild chromosome 19, ASM1685928v1, whole genome shotgun sequence genome encodes the following:
- the smarcad1a gene encoding SWI/SNF-related matrix-associated actin-dependent regulator of chromatin subfamily A containing DEAD/H box 1A, which translates to MSLFNLDRFRFDKKAATAANKDQDSGSKSPESEKENKPAQMKPVKAPPKSHARGVVFEEVLSIDLEEDEVLSEPKTKIPSTRKSKNPIGKPSKNVASDYTDDEDNELEDKMNRLLEMFPQMTRKELLEVIGSTSTLDGAVAACLLKFDDKAAPDQGRKRKLDGSSSSQDSSEIQPRKKRPSAVSDEEDNDDKEPSWEKQEAMVRRLQKKFPDQDKEELRMVLQEHDWNVEDALQVLQMFSDPDNTSFSSPESEEMKSRKSKGKDKLGRDHREMKRHKDHGESKNRNDRKDSKDHRNISETEGDSTDDTEVTKDSEDDSDSEDGEGSKHRSSTSTLSTWLKKSSDTVSLSSSVKKTTTSSSLKPSSSSSAAQMLSRFASGTSIAKKQAAERKRKARASDEHVSSEGENDDEEDTVSSEFEDSDDELDSKGGMTEMKKEILTFFQEASIDELSLIAGCSVKKAQKIVELRPFQSWQSLVEVFHKDNGLSENLLLGCRLVLKERKVVLGLMSKCETISSKMVKQVTEVMEKGTGAMKQPSVLNSQFQLKPYQLIGLKWLLLLHEHKLSGILADEMGLGKTIQAIAFLAQLYQNGIDGPHLITVPSSTLDNWVRELKLWCPSLKVLVYYGSMEDRRYLRHDILNDDVEFNVIVTTYNLAIGNDNDRSLFRKLRLKYAVFDEGHMLKNMNTLRYRHLMAINAEHRLLLTGTPLQNNLLELMSLLNFIMPSMFSSSTTQLSKMFSMQSHEEQSRFERDRISQAKLIMKPFILRRIKSEVLKQLPAKEEKVEFCSMSEKQQVLYQTLFKKLKASTNGEKRELCNVMMQLRKMANHPLLHRQYYTTEKLRAMSKLMLKEPTHFDADAALIQEDMEVMSDFELHRLCQQYSSISSYQLENNLLLDSGKFHHLTELLASLKNKGDRVVLFSQFTMMLDIVEVLLKHLKHRYVRLDGSTPIADRIVLIDDFNTDPDIFVFLLSTRAGGLGINLTSANVVILHDIDCNPYNDKQAEDRCHRVGQTRTVQVIKLISKDSIEDCILQVGQKKLKLEQDMTAAEQGGEGTIPEDMASLLKASLGL; encoded by the exons ATGAGTCTGTTCAATTTAGACCGTTTTCGTTTTGATAAGAAGGCAGCGACGGCAGCGAACAAAGACCAGGATAGCGGCTCCAAAAGTCCAGAATCTGAGAAAGAGAACAAGCCAG CCCAGATGAAACCTGTCAAAGCCCCACCGAAGTCCCATGCCCGAGGAGTGGTTTTTGAGGAAGTCCTTTCTATTGACTTAGAGGAGGATGAGGTCCTCTCTGAACCAAAGACCAAAATACCATCAACTAGGAAATCCAA GAATCCCATTGGAAAACCATCCAAAAATGTTGCTTCGGATTATACGGATGATGAGGACAACGAATTGGAGGATAAAATGAACAGACTCCTGGAGATGTTTCCTCAGATGACGAGGAAGGAGCTTTTAGAG GTCATTGGGAGCACTAGCACATTGGATGGAGCTGTAGCTGCTTGCCTTTTAAAGTTTGATGATAAAGCAG CCCCAGATCAAGGCAGGAAGAGAAAGCTGGATGGGTCCAGCAGTTCTCAAGACAGTAGTGAGATTCAACCCAGAAAGAAGAGACCATCAGCG GTCTCTGATGAGGAAGATAATGACGATAAAGAGCCAAGCTGGGAGAAGCAGGAGGCCATGGTGAGAAGACTGCAGAAAAAGTTTCCTGACCAGGACAAGGAG GAGCTGCGGATGGTGCTGCAGGAACACGACTGGAATGTTGAGGACGCTCTGCAGGTTCTGCAGATGTTCTCAGACCCAG ataatACCAGCTTCAGCTCACCTGAGTCAGAAGAAATGAAATCCAGAAAATCAAAGGGAAAAGACAAGTTAGGCAGGGACCACAGAGAGATGAAGCGCCACAAAGATCACGGAGAGAGTAAAAATAGGAATGATCGTAAGGACTCGAAAGACCACAGAAATATCAGTGAAACAGAGGGGGACAGTACAGATGATACAGAAGTTACAAAGGACAGTGAAGACGATTCAGACTCAGAAGACGGAGAAGGTTCCAAACACAGAAGTAGCACTTCCACTCTTTCTACATGGCTTAAAAAAAGTTCGGACACAGTGtctttgtcctcctctgtcaAGAAAACGACTACCTCATCCTCCCTGAAGccatcttcctcttcatctgctGCCCAAATGCTGTCCAGATTTGCCAGTGGTACCAGTATAGCTAAGAAgcaggcagcagagagaaagagaaaggcaCGCGCCTCAGATGAACACGTGAGTTCGGAGGGGGAGAATGACGATGAGGAGGACACAGTTAGCAGCGAGTTTGAGGACTCAGACGATGAGCTGGACTCTAAAGGTGGCATGACAGAAATGAAGAAGGAGATACTCACCTTCTTCCAGGAAGCATCGATAGATGAGCTGTCGCTGATCGCTGGCTGTTCTGTTAAAAAGGCCCAGAAAATTGTGGAACTGAGACCCTTTCAGAGCTGGCAAAGCCTG GTTGAAGTCTTTCATAAGGACAATGGACTCTCAGAGAACTTACTGCTGGGCTGCAGACTTGTCCTCAAAGAGCGAAAGGTTGTCTTGGGCCTCATGTCCAAATGTGAGACCATTTCCTCAAAAATGGTCAAACAGGTCACTGAAGTGATGGAGAAGGGCACAGGGGCCATGAAACAGCCCAGCGTACTCAACAGCCA GTTCCAGCTGAAACCCTATCAGCTGATTGGTCTaaagtggctgctgctgctgcatgagCACAAGCTGAGTGGTATCCTCGCTGATGAAATG GGTTTGGGGAAAACTATCCAGGCTATAGCGTTTCTGGCCCAGCTATACCAGAATGGAATAGACGGTCCTCATCTCATCACCGTGCCGTCCTCTACACTGG ATAACTGGGTCAGAGAGCTTAAACTGTGGTGTCCAAGCCTCAAAGTTCTAGTCTATTATG GATCTATGGAGGACCGCCGCTACCTCAGACACGACATCCTCAATGATGATGTTGAGTTCAACGTTATAGTGACCAC ATACAATTTGGCCATAGGAAACGATAATGATCGCAGTCTTTTCCGCAAGCTGCGTCTGAAGTATGCTGTGTTTGATGAAGGTCACATGCTGAAGAACATGAACACCCTGCGCTACCGCCACCTTATGGCTATTAAT GCAGAGCATCGCTTGCTGCTGACTGGAACTCCTTTACAGAACAACCTCTTAGAGCTGATGTCTCTCCTGAACTTCATCATGCCTTCTATGTTCTCCAGCTCCACTACACAGCTctccaaaatgttttctatG CAATCCCATGAGGAGCAGAGCCGTTTTGAGAGGGATCGCATTTCTCAGGCCAAACTCATCATGAAACCATTTATCCTCCGAAGAATCAAGAGCGAG GTCCTCAAGCAGCTGCCAGCAAAGGAGGAGAAGGTAGAGTTCTGCTCAATGAGTGAGAAACAGCAGGTTCTCTACCAGACCCTCTTTAAAAAACTCAAGGCTTCCACCAATGGCGAAA AGCGTGAGTTGTGTAATGTAATGATGCAGTTGAGGAAGATGGCAAACCATCCACTGCTTCATAGACAGTACTACACCACAGAAAAGCTCAGAGCCATGAGCAAACTCATGCTCAAG GAGCCAACTCACTTTGATGCAGATGCTGCTCTGATCCAGGAGGACATGGAGGTGATGTCAGACTTTGAGCTGCATCGCCTGTGCCAGCAGTACTCCTCCATCAGCTCCTACCAGCTTGAAAACAATCTCCTGCTTGACTCTGGGAAATTCCACCACCTCACAGAACTGCTGGCCTCTCTCAAAAACAag GGAGACAGAGTGGTATTATTCAGTCAGTTCACCATGATGCTGGACATTGTGGAAGTGCTGCTGAAACATCTCAAGCATCGTTATGTGAGACTGGATGGATCCACACCCATAGCTGACAG GATTGTGTTGATCGATGACTTCAACACGGACCCGGACATATTTGTGTTCCTGTTGTCAACACGTGCTGGTGGCCTGGGCATCAACCTCACCTCAGCTAATGTTGTCATTCTACATGACATCGACTGTAATCCCTACAATGACAAACAGGCAGAAGACAGGTGTCACCGTGTCGGCCAGACCAG GACTGTACAGGTCATAAAGCTGATCAGTAAGGACAGCATTGAAGACTGCATACTGCAAGTGGGCCAGAAGAAACTAAAGCTGGAGCAGGACATGACTGCTGCTGAACAGG GTGGTGAGGGAACCATACCTGAAGATATGGCATCTTTGCTCAAAGCTTCACTGGGACTGTGA
- the prf1.5 gene encoding perforin 1.5, whose translation MQAGGYQRSNVILFILALPVMLEVCRVQGCQTGSGSECEKAPFVPGHNLAGEGFDVVRMRRTGAYVINVKAHLADNHTCTLCPNRFQEGQIQRLPTAVLDWRPFSRCSKQLSSALHHSVDSLLRSSNSLVNNNWGLGLSLDNIGKAVLGGSRSDLAKFARSQHSVDKATFAIHEISCTYYSYRLADHPQLSAEFTKHLKRLPQSLNTSQSRALYRRLIDTYGTHYIHQVQLGGKVRRITAFRTCLATLKGYSESEIKNCLNTELRMALGFLPVNASFSNKCDNILKGNMSMGFYQGFMTHKIEVIGGERYFPDILYQQDPSEAYHSWMNSLHDNPDVVSYAIFPLHHLVEDSQISANLRSTVTEYIKENQLQNEQSAFKNCSPTPNLDHNCCPLRAGRGTLRLEIHRAAGLRADTFTKTDAYVKIFYNGMYEETETVMDNNDPVWNATYDFGSVELGQELRFEVWDRDVFYNDRAGICVVFPERGIHSLSCQLSKGVLYFTYTIKCDAHLTGFRCGRYSPNAE comes from the exons ATGCAAGCAGGAGGATATCAACGGAGCAACGTCATTCTGTTTATATTGGCTTTGCCAGTAATGTTGGAGGTCTGCAGGGTCCAGGGCTGTCAGACTGGCTCTGGATCCGAGTGTGAAAAAGCTCCTTTTGTCCCGGGCCACAACCTGGCAGGAGAGGGTTTTGATGTGGTGCGGATGCGTCGAACAGGGGCATATGTCATCAATGTCAAAGCTCATCTGGCTGACAACCACACCTGCACACTGTGTCCAAACCGCTTCCAAGAAGGACag ATTCAAAGGCTCCCAACAGCAGTTCTTGACTGGCGTCCCTTCAGCCGCTGCAGTAAGCAGCTTTCTAGTGCCCTCCATCACTCTGTGGACTCCCTGCTGCGCAGCTCCAACTCCCTGGTAAACAACAACTGGGGTCTGGGTTTGAGCCTCGATAATATTGGCAAGGCAGTGCTGGGAGGAAGCCGCTCAGACTTGGCAAAGTTTGCGCGTTCGCAGCACAGTGTGGACAAAGCCACTTTTGCCATCCATGAAATCAGTTGCACCTACTACAG ctaCAGGCTGGCTGATCATCCCCAGCTGAGTGCAGAGTTCACAAAGCATCTGAAGAGACTCCCGCAGAGTTTAAACACAAGCCAGAGCAGAGCCCTGTACAGACGGCTGATAGACACCTATGGAACACACTACATACACCAG gTCCAGCTTGGTGGTAAGGTGAGGCGAATCACTGCCTTCAGGACCTGCCTGGCCACACTAAAGGGTTACTCTGAGTCCGAGATCAAAAACTGCTTGAACACTGAGCTCCGAATGGCTCTAGGTTTCCTCCCTGTTAATGCCTCATTCTCCAACAAGTGTGACAACATCCTGAAGGGCAATATGAGCATGGGCTTCTACCAAGGCTTCATGACCCATAAGATCGAGGTTATCGGAGGAGAGAGGTACTTCCCCGACATCCTCTACCAGCAGGACCCGTCTGAAGCGTACCACAGCTGGATGAACAGCCTCCATGACAACCCGGATGTGGTTTCTTACGCCATCTTCCCTCTGCATCATTTGGTGGAGGACTCACAGATCAGTGCTAATCTGAGAAGCACTGTCACTGAGTACATTAAAGAGAACCAGCTGCAGAACGAGCAGTCTGCTTTCAAGAACTGCTCCCCGACTCCGAACCTGGACCATAACTGCTGTCCTTTAAGGGCTGGCAGAGGAACTCTCAGACTGGAGATCCACCGAGCCGCAGGGCTGAGGGCAGACACCTTCACAAAAACAGATGCCTACGTGAAGATCTTCTACAACGGTATGTACGAGGAGACTGAGACAGTAATGGACAACAATGACCCGGTGTGGAATGCCACTTACGACTTTGGTTCGGTTGAACTGGGTCAGGAGTTGAGGTTTGAAGTCTGGGACAGGGATGTGTTCTATAATGACAGAGCCGGGATATGTGTTGTCTTCCCTGAACGAGGAATTCACTCTCTGAGCTGTCAGCTCAGCAAAGGAGTTCTCTACTTCACATACACCATAAAATGTGATGCTCACTTGACAGGCTTCAGGTGTGGACGGTACTCACCCAATGCTGAGTAG